The sequence CTATGTTCTTCAAACAGATTTTCCACATCTtttcttgaatataattgaattaCACCTGAATAATTGTCTCCGTAGTATAATACGTCTCGCATGAGTTCATCCCGACCAATTATACCGCTTTCTTCATGGATTTTCTCCATACTTCTGTAAAAATTAAAGTGTGgaactttttcaattttttctcttTCACAAAGCGCTCTTGTCTTGTTAGATTCATCACCCCTTACTAATACAAACTTAGTGTCATTACATCTTCTACTTAAATCTTCCATGAAAGGATAGATTTTCTGATTATGTTTACTATAACTTGCGGCTACTACAAGCTTGTCTCTCGCTGTTTGAAGTGCTTCGTCGAATTCTTCAATACTGTGAACTTGTTGAACTCTGTCGTTACTACTTTTTCCCTTCTTGGTTGCAGTTATTATCACTTTTTTATCGAATTTCTTGCGAGTTAACTGGAGTTTTTTTGGTTGGAACGGTTTGGATAGTGGAGGGAGGAAAAAAGGGGGAGTTTTGGAGGAATATGGGTGTGCTTTTACTGTAGAAGAATGTTGTTTGAATAAGAAGCTTTTTGGTGTAGTAAGGGCAGCCATGATAATTGAGAGTTAGAGTTTTGGAAATTGTGTTGAACAGAATGGACCGATACTATATATCATAGAAAACCAGCTTCAAATGTTCGGAGAGGGATGGAAGCCTAGAAAACCAGAGAGATGAAAACTATCGCAAGATTGATAGATCTATATAAGCTATAGAAAACCAGAAAGTATTCCCTAAGAAAAAATATAACTCTGATTATAATACTTGGTcttcttatataggcttcaatttccatATAGCACTAAGAAACAGACCGAAGTTAGAAAAAGGAAATCCTACATTAAGAAACTAACTAAAATTGAGGTTTTGGCCGGACCTGCCCACAAGGCAAGCCTGGCGGTGCAGGTTTATTTAGGGTTCGGTTCTTGCAGTGAAAGCTTTAAGCTTGCACTTTTCTGGCTAATCCCTACTACCAAATTACAAAACAGACATTTGGCTCAAATTGTACTATATCAAGTTTAGCTAAGCGGCCAAAGGGTATCTCAGTTGGACCAAAATCATCTTGTTATCCAGATTCAAACATCACTTATTATAAACTTAAACATCGTTGGAAATCGTGGTACTAAATGTCTGCATACGTAATCTGTGTGTAGATAGAATTACAGGACACCAATGTAGCTTTAGTTTAGTGGTAAGAATTCCACGTTGTGGCCGTGGAGACTTGGGCCCGAATCCCAGCAGCCAcatcaaagtttttttttctctctatcactcttttttttttttcgtttttttatttttctccaaGACCCGCAAGTTCTATATGCCAGGGTTCTTTGTGGGTGAAGGCATTAAGCTTGGAGTATTATAAGTTTACAACTGAACCAATGAGAAGTATGTATTAAATTTCTTTATCTGCATAAACAAGCATCATGGAACAACAAACACCTTAAAATTGAAACATTGACTTATATATCTAGATTCATGTAATCTGTAAAGGACTAGTCCAGCAACTATCCTAATCCAGTTCCGcgttcatcatcttcagaagagAACAGTTGAGAAATAGAGAAAACAGTCATACCTTCATCATCTCCTCCCCGTGGGTCTTCTTCGGACGAGAACAATTGTGCAATAGAGAAAACATCTCCCATATCCAAAGGGACATATTTGGGGGGAGGCGGACGACAAAAATCATCATCTTTGTCTGTCCAGGTTGGCTGCGGAAATGCTGTTGGCATCACCTGTATCGCAAATGACTCGTGCATTTCCCCAGCATCTCTGTTGTGTAGGGAATAGTCGTGCACTACTATCCCGATTGATTATTGCGGAAAGTAGATCagtgagaaaatacacctaacatGATAGAAACACTCAATAGAAAAGAGAAGCACACAgcaatttacgtggttcggcaagtttcCTACGTCCACGGACAAAGAAGATTGTTTCACTATAATAATTCAAGAAGAATACACACTGATTTCTCACCAAGACCTTT is a genomic window of Papaver somniferum cultivar HN1 unplaced genomic scaffold, ASM357369v1 unplaced-scaffold_6, whole genome shotgun sequence containing:
- the LOC113343503 gene encoding thioredoxin-like protein CDSP32, chloroplastic, which gives rise to MAALTTPKSFLFKQHSSTVKAHPYSSKTPPFFLPPLSKPFQPKKLQLTRKKFDKKVIITATKKGKSSNDRVQQVHSIEEFDEALQTARDKLVVAASYSKHNQKIYPFMEDLSRRCNDTKFVLVRGDESNKTRALCEREKIEKVPHFNFYRSMEKIHEESGIIGRDELMRDVLYYGDNYSGVIQLYSRKDVENLFEEHRINNKLIVLDVGLKHCRPCVKVYPTVLMLSRLMRDTVVFARMDGDENDSCMQFLKDMKIVKAPTFMFVRDGVVCGRYVGSGNVELIREILRYREVGVASTCSYLAPFLRPTGPVSTPTNLGSHSMIQI